Proteins encoded within one genomic window of Granulicella pectinivorans:
- a CDS encoding ADOP family duplicated permease: MRYALRQLRRTPVFTLTVLLTLALGIGVNAAIFSVVDTVLLRPLDYRNADRIVGIESRFVAENRSIPRIGGDDFKDLAAQSKLIEATAYYQSSQDGLQLNGHAVYTRMAYPSPLFGTVLGLTPVEGRLFSNSAEAKNEVLISAAFAEENFGSVHNALNKPVQYDGATRTIVGILPTAFTFPNRSSVWIGQDPNPEVPNRTAYNQRALARMKPGVTIEQVNAELATISAQLAAAYPEDKGKILTVVPLQEQIVGSVRPVFRAIMGAVLVILLIVCANIGHLQLVRATRRQQQVALCTALGARRGHLAMQALLQAVLLAMGGAALGLLLGIPLLRLILRFAPPGLPRLLEIRLNPDVFVVCFAVALLTMAITAILPVWRSWHVDPSTALKQDSSRGLTGESHTLRTALIVGEIALTFVLSVASILLVQQMIGFSHAAFGFDPDRLLLVDTHAPARSADERMTNSAAPVHRLDALLQRVGQVPGIDHIAAVGGAPMAQGTSSVGYAIHGRTSFTPGAKLANANIVPITPDYFTTMQIPLLSGRALASTDTFTNQTVVVISKSLAQQQFANDNPIGHEIMCGYDAPLRWYTIVGVVDDVLQDSPASKPAPTFYVPIAQHPARAADVAIVARTHGDPALMQQTIDKAIRDIDPSIATTASTMRQEMGASLRAQTFMTGLFASFALLSIVLAAVGMYGVTAYTVAQRKFEFALRFAFGADRRQVFTMVLSSSATMAVLGLAIGALLAVGITRLLGSILTDVKILNPATWLLASALIVLITLAATLIPARRAAATSPMEALRSE, translated from the coding sequence ATGCGTTATGCCCTTCGCCAGCTCCGTCGCACTCCCGTCTTTACCCTCACGGTGCTTCTGACGCTTGCCCTCGGCATCGGCGTCAACGCAGCCATCTTCTCCGTCGTCGATACCGTCCTCCTCCGGCCCCTCGACTACCGCAACGCCGACCGCATCGTCGGCATTGAGTCCCGCTTCGTCGCGGAGAACCGCAGCATCCCGCGCATCGGCGGAGACGACTTCAAGGACCTGGCCGCACAGTCCAAACTCATCGAAGCCACGGCGTACTACCAGTCCAGCCAGGACGGCCTCCAGCTCAACGGTCACGCGGTCTACACCCGCATGGCCTACCCAAGTCCACTCTTCGGAACGGTCCTCGGCCTTACACCCGTCGAGGGCCGCCTTTTTTCAAACTCCGCAGAGGCAAAGAATGAGGTACTCATCAGCGCCGCCTTCGCCGAAGAAAACTTCGGCTCGGTCCACAACGCACTCAACAAACCCGTCCAGTACGACGGAGCCACCCGCACCATCGTCGGCATCCTCCCCACCGCCTTCACCTTCCCCAACCGCTCCTCCGTCTGGATCGGCCAGGACCCGAATCCCGAAGTCCCCAACCGCACCGCCTACAACCAGCGTGCGCTCGCCCGCATGAAGCCCGGCGTCACCATCGAGCAGGTCAACGCCGAGCTCGCCACGATCTCCGCCCAGCTCGCCGCAGCCTACCCCGAAGACAAGGGCAAGATCCTCACCGTCGTCCCCCTCCAGGAGCAGATCGTCGGCAGCGTCCGACCCGTCTTCCGAGCCATCATGGGTGCCGTCCTAGTTATTCTGCTCATCGTCTGCGCCAACATCGGGCACCTCCAGCTCGTTCGCGCCACCCGCCGCCAGCAGCAGGTCGCCCTCTGCACCGCCCTCGGCGCACGCCGCGGCCACCTCGCCATGCAGGCCCTTCTTCAAGCGGTGCTCCTCGCCATGGGCGGAGCCGCCCTCGGCCTCCTCCTCGGCATCCCTCTGCTGCGCCTCATCCTCCGCTTCGCGCCTCCGGGACTGCCTCGCCTCCTTGAAATCCGCCTGAACCCCGACGTCTTCGTCGTCTGCTTCGCCGTCGCGCTCCTCACCATGGCCATCACCGCCATCCTTCCGGTCTGGCGCTCCTGGCACGTCGATCCCTCCACCGCACTCAAGCAGGACAGCTCCCGCGGTCTCACCGGCGAGTCCCACACTCTGCGCACGGCCCTCATCGTCGGCGAAATCGCCCTCACCTTCGTCCTGTCGGTCGCATCCATCCTGCTCGTCCAGCAGATGATCGGCTTCTCCCACGCCGCCTTCGGCTTCGACCCCGACCGCCTCCTCCTCGTCGACACCCACGCTCCAGCCCGCTCCGCCGACGAGCGCATGACCAACTCCGCCGCACCCGTCCACCGCCTCGACGCACTCCTCCAGCGCGTCGGACAGGTCCCCGGCATCGACCACATCGCCGCCGTCGGAGGAGCCCCCATGGCCCAGGGAACCTCCTCGGTCGGCTACGCCATCCATGGCCGCACCTCCTTCACCCCCGGCGCCAAGCTGGCCAACGCCAACATCGTCCCCATTACGCCGGACTACTTCACCACCATGCAGATCCCGCTCCTCTCCGGCCGAGCCCTCGCCTCCACAGACACCTTCACCAACCAGACCGTCGTCGTCATCTCGAAGTCCCTCGCCCAGCAGCAGTTCGCCAACGACAACCCCATCGGCCACGAGATCATGTGCGGCTACGACGCGCCCCTGCGCTGGTACACCATCGTCGGCGTCGTCGACGACGTCCTCCAGGACTCGCCCGCCTCGAAGCCCGCCCCCACCTTCTACGTCCCCATCGCCCAGCACCCCGCCCGCGCCGCCGACGTCGCCATCGTCGCCCGCACTCACGGCGACCCCGCCCTCATGCAGCAGACCATCGACAAGGCGATCCGCGACATCGACCCATCCATCGCGACCACCGCATCCACCATGCGCCAGGAGATGGGAGCATCTCTCCGCGCCCAGACCTTCATGACTGGCCTCTTCGCCAGCTTCGCCCTGCTCTCCATCGTCCTCGCCGCCGTTGGCATGTACGGTGTCACCGCCTACACCGTGGCCCAGCGCAAGTTCGAGTTCGCCCTGCGCTTCGCCTTCGGAGCCGACCGGCGTCAGGTCTTCACCATGGTCCTCAGCTCCTCCGCCACCATGGCCGTCCTCGGCCTCGCCATCGGCGCCCTCCTCGCCGTCGGAATCACCCGCCTTCTGGGAAGCATCCTCACCGACGTCAAAATCCTCAACCCCGCCACCTGGCTCCTCGCCTCGGCGCTCATCGTCCTCATCACCCTGGCCGCGACCCTCATCCCAGCCCGCCGCGCCGCCGCGACGAGCCCGATGGAAGCCCTCCGGTCCGAATAG
- a CDS encoding D-alanine--D-alanine ligase family protein — MKKRLRIGILFGGRSGEHEVSLRSGASILKAIDRRKYEIVPLGITQEGRWLGAETSQALLSLSQSTALTLSAGAEMEPSSLAQTIDLVFPVLHGTFGEDGTIQGLLELADIPYVGSGVLGSAAGMDKDVMKKLFAFSGLPQTPHVTLLRSEWKADPKKCQRTIEKTLQYPLFVKPANLGSSVGISKVHDRSELKQAMDLAASFDRKLVIEQGVGGPGVKPRELEVAVLGNDDPEASVVGEIVPNKEFYDYESKYADSPDDPSIPIIPAEISASQSKQIRAMAIKAFRACDCSGLARVDFLMTPGKNPQIYLNEINTMPGFTSISMYPKLWAASGLPYKKLIDRLIELAMERREEKIQTTFTR, encoded by the coding sequence GTGAAGAAAAGACTAAGAATTGGCATACTCTTTGGCGGCCGCTCCGGCGAACACGAGGTCTCCCTGCGCTCCGGAGCCTCCATCCTCAAGGCAATCGACCGCCGCAAATACGAAATCGTCCCCCTAGGCATCACCCAGGAGGGCCGCTGGCTTGGTGCGGAGACCTCGCAGGCGCTTCTAAGTCTATCGCAATCAACGGCTTTGACGCTCTCCGCCGGAGCCGAGATGGAGCCTTCTTCGCTCGCCCAGACCATCGATCTCGTCTTCCCGGTCCTGCATGGCACGTTCGGAGAAGACGGCACGATTCAGGGGCTTTTAGAGCTCGCGGACATCCCCTACGTGGGGTCGGGTGTGCTTGGCTCGGCGGCCGGGATGGACAAGGATGTGATGAAAAAGCTCTTTGCTTTCAGCGGCTTACCGCAGACGCCGCACGTCACGCTGCTGCGCTCGGAGTGGAAGGCCGACCCGAAGAAATGCCAGCGGACCATTGAAAAAACACTTCAATATCCGCTGTTTGTGAAGCCGGCGAATCTGGGTTCGAGCGTGGGGATTTCGAAGGTGCATGACCGCTCGGAACTGAAGCAGGCAATGGACTTAGCCGCGTCCTTCGATCGCAAGCTGGTGATTGAGCAAGGTGTCGGCGGGCCCGGCGTGAAGCCGCGCGAGCTGGAGGTGGCGGTGCTCGGAAATGACGATCCAGAAGCCTCTGTAGTCGGGGAAATCGTTCCAAACAAAGAGTTTTACGACTATGAGAGCAAGTATGCGGATTCGCCGGACGATCCTTCGATTCCGATCATTCCGGCGGAGATAAGTGCCTCTCAATCCAAGCAGATACGGGCGATGGCGATCAAGGCGTTTCGGGCCTGCGATTGTTCGGGGCTGGCACGCGTGGACTTCCTGATGACGCCGGGGAAGAATCCGCAAATCTATCTGAATGAGATCAACACGATGCCCGGGTTCACGTCTATCTCTATGTATCCAAAGCTCTGGGCGGCTTCGGGCCTGCCTTACAAGAAGCTGATCGACCGTCTGATTGAGCTCGCCATGGAGCGCCGCGAGGAGAAGATCCAGACCACTTTCACGCGATGA
- a CDS encoding GGDEF domain-containing protein, whose amino-acid sequence MNRVVLANTFALMTFIGSFWPLARRAGPHARVWLLGWTFLLLRNLALLFSDDYPPHNKLAHLAALWCMELCALCFIRAAGNAPLSTRGFLFLIELGLPVLSQAALFVFSVSSYGVRAGAALLCFVPLVHMLVRPLHRTQTYVVLSGGFAVLGVFSFSAARLNAEAVLTATLCAVFVSAAYLYYAGALRVTRGVPVAAAGFVGWGLSYPLAWGLAHLQTPIVVDPILLSLPQYCVAYGMILTLLEEHVGRTERLALADPLTGLANTRHFEDRFARALANTSLHGNPLACLVIDVDNFKTVNDTLGHPVGDELLKALSVRLAWHIGPRDTLARTGGDEFTAILVGEHDEHHLRFIAQAMMSAASVPLSVHGHAVPVTLSIGIAVATPETLNLAALRKAADDAMYQAKRRGGGRLAVHGETAPTVPVPSIPFPMLDGDAFLEQGYAGEALR is encoded by the coding sequence GTGAATCGCGTCGTTCTTGCCAATACGTTCGCTTTGATGACCTTTATCGGGTCGTTCTGGCCCCTGGCCAGGCGTGCGGGTCCGCATGCGCGGGTGTGGCTGCTGGGATGGACGTTTCTCCTGCTGCGGAACCTGGCGCTGCTGTTCAGCGACGACTATCCGCCGCACAACAAGCTGGCGCATCTGGCCGCTCTGTGGTGCATGGAGCTGTGCGCGCTGTGCTTTATCCGGGCTGCGGGCAATGCTCCGCTTTCGACGCGTGGGTTTCTGTTTCTGATCGAGCTGGGGCTTCCGGTTCTTTCGCAGGCGGCGCTGTTCGTGTTTTCGGTGTCTTCGTACGGGGTGCGGGCGGGGGCGGCGCTGCTTTGTTTCGTTCCGCTCGTCCACATGCTGGTGCGGCCGCTGCACAGGACGCAGACGTATGTGGTGCTGTCGGGGGGCTTCGCGGTGCTGGGTGTGTTCAGTTTCTCGGCGGCGCGTCTGAATGCGGAGGCTGTGCTGACCGCCACGCTGTGTGCCGTGTTCGTGTCGGCGGCGTATCTGTACTATGCGGGCGCGCTGCGCGTGACGCGCGGGGTGCCGGTTGCGGCGGCGGGCTTTGTGGGGTGGGGTCTTTCCTATCCGCTGGCGTGGGGGCTGGCGCATCTGCAGACGCCGATCGTGGTGGATCCGATCCTGCTTTCGCTGCCGCAGTACTGCGTGGCGTACGGGATGATTCTGACGCTTCTGGAAGAGCATGTGGGCAGGACGGAGAGGCTGGCACTGGCCGATCCTTTGACCGGGCTGGCGAATACGCGGCACTTTGAAGACCGTTTTGCGCGGGCGCTGGCGAATACGAGTCTGCATGGGAATCCGCTGGCTTGCCTGGTGATCGATGTGGACAACTTCAAGACGGTGAACGATACGCTGGGTCATCCGGTGGGGGATGAGTTGTTGAAGGCGCTGTCGGTGCGGCTGGCGTGGCATATCGGGCCGCGGGATACGCTGGCGCGTACGGGTGGCGATGAGTTCACGGCGATTCTGGTGGGAGAGCATGACGAGCATCATCTGCGGTTTATCGCGCAGGCGATGATGTCGGCGGCTTCGGTGCCGCTGTCCGTGCATGGGCATGCGGTTCCGGTGACGCTGTCGATCGGGATTGCGGTGGCTACTCCGGAGACGCTGAATCTAGCGGCGCTGCGCAAGGCGGCGGACGATGCGATGTACCAGGCGAAGCGGCGGGGTGGCGGGCGGCTGGCGGTGCATGGGGAGACGGCTCCCACGGTGCCTGTACCTTCGATCCCGTTTCCGATGCTGGATGGAGATGCTTTTCTGGAGCAGGGGTATGCGGGTGAGGCTTTGCGGTAG
- a CDS encoding phospholipase D family protein produces MATVLIEIPGGRDRQHRATLRRAIEKVDGPVRIASAYVTDTALLSGLKGRDLRLLTHISRRDIVSGATRPESLIELINAGVLCRYLIEEPKLHAKVYIFGLEDAVVTSANLTNKALNENLEVGVRLSGVDITELVTWFDMLWNIAEELDSELAAVWLKETEEERNQFSSLEKANNKRPKLSTRKTKNLEHFLEGTGRVFVCNTNRKSSLNDEKSMHDRGYATAWEKFNYPTHMNRVEAGDTIYMYAKRKGIVGVGRAKGPVEKFESGARNRVVAEGKREWRIPTEWLAWNGDRPFRWNSPNATFFDISAAKYDSLRKGLKKHFSEIR; encoded by the coding sequence ATGGCTACCGTTTTGATTGAGATCCCAGGCGGTCGGGACCGGCAACACCGGGCTACCCTTCGTCGGGCAATAGAAAAAGTCGATGGTCCGGTACGCATAGCGAGCGCGTATGTCACCGATACTGCGCTCCTGTCAGGCTTGAAGGGGCGGGATCTGCGCCTGCTAACTCACATATCAAGGCGAGACATCGTTTCTGGAGCAACGAGACCGGAGTCCCTGATTGAGTTGATCAATGCCGGTGTGCTGTGCCGTTATCTCATTGAAGAGCCCAAACTGCACGCCAAGGTATACATATTCGGTCTTGAGGATGCTGTCGTTACTTCCGCAAATCTTACCAATAAGGCCCTAAACGAAAATTTAGAGGTAGGCGTTCGCTTGTCCGGGGTTGACATAACGGAACTAGTCACTTGGTTCGACATGTTGTGGAACATAGCAGAGGAGTTGGATTCTGAACTGGCAGCAGTTTGGCTGAAAGAAACTGAAGAAGAACGTAATCAGTTTTCGAGCCTAGAGAAAGCCAACAATAAGCGGCCGAAACTTTCTACGCGAAAGACTAAAAACTTGGAGCACTTTTTGGAAGGAACTGGTCGGGTCTTCGTGTGCAACACAAACCGGAAAAGCTCACTCAACGATGAGAAGAGCATGCATGATCGGGGCTACGCCACCGCGTGGGAAAAGTTCAATTATCCGACACACATGAATCGTGTTGAAGCGGGAGACACGATCTATATGTATGCGAAGCGGAAAGGCATCGTTGGTGTTGGAAGAGCGAAGGGCCCGGTCGAAAAGTTCGAATCAGGTGCTCGCAACAGAGTCGTGGCTGAGGGAAAACGTGAGTGGAGAATACCAACGGAATGGCTGGCGTGGAACGGTGATCGCCCTTTCCGATGGAACAGCCCAAACGCTACATTTTTTGATATTAGTGCTGCGAAATATGACAGTTTACGTAAAGGATTGAAAAAACACTTTTCGGAAATCCGGTAG